Proteins from one Corynebacterium testudinoris genomic window:
- a CDS encoding DUF1707 SHOCT-like domain-containing protein yields MNGSYQSQGFSNGRVRLSDEERQSAMAALGRAFSEGRLSIDEYDERCQEIAGAQFHGELEPLFVDLPQHRQATSTAMSTLYSAQEIETAYREGRRTRFGVFGLTTVGATAAAIAFAPLTSGASTLLFFLIPAVFILLYVMKVGPESWHMPSARAVDRQRIRELRTMEQLRATELRLAEQDRLAELRAERKVQTAELTNKAMGFVNRTLENRRK; encoded by the coding sequence GTGAACGGTAGTTATCAGTCTCAGGGTTTTAGCAACGGACGAGTCCGGCTTAGCGACGAAGAGCGTCAGTCTGCAATGGCGGCACTCGGGCGCGCGTTCTCAGAGGGCCGTTTGTCCATCGATGAATACGATGAGCGCTGCCAGGAGATCGCGGGCGCCCAGTTCCATGGGGAGCTGGAGCCGTTGTTTGTTGATTTGCCGCAGCACCGTCAGGCAACGTCGACGGCGATGAGCACGCTGTACAGTGCGCAGGAGATTGAGACCGCTTATCGGGAGGGGCGCCGGACTCGGTTTGGTGTTTTCGGGCTGACGACTGTGGGTGCAACGGCGGCGGCGATTGCTTTCGCTCCACTGACGTCGGGCGCGTCGACGTTGCTGTTTTTCCTCATTCCGGCTGTGTTCATCCTTCTTTATGTGATGAAGGTCGGTCCGGAATCGTGGCATATGCCGAGTGCGCGGGCCGTCGATAGGCAACGCATCCGGGAGTTGCGGACGATGGAGCAGCTGCGCGCGACGGAGTTGCGCCTGGCGGAGCAGGATCGATTGGCGGAGTTGCGGGCGGAGCGCAAGGTTCAGACGGCGGAGCTGACGAATAAGGCCATGGGTTTTGTGAACCGGACGTTGGAGAATCGTCGGAAATAG
- a CDS encoding pyridoxal phosphate-dependent aminotransferase, which translates to MTENDSPRPLRRAPRILDQSDKMKDVLYEIRGPVAAEAERLELDGHRILKLNTGNPATFGFDAPDVIMRDMIAALPTSQGYSTSKGIIPARRAIVTRYELIEGFPHFDVDDVFLGNGVSELITMTTQALLNDGDEVLIPAPDYPLWTAATSLAGGKPVHYLCDEEDDWNPSIEDIRAKVTERTKAIVIINPNNPTGAVYSRKVLMDIVQIARENQLLILADEIYDRILYDDAEHISIATLAPDLFTITYNGLSKAYRVAGYRAGWMVLTGPKDRAHGFIEGLELLAGTRLCPNVPAQHAIQVALGGRQSIYELTHENGRLYTQRNIAWEKLNEIPGVSCVKPMGALYAFPHLDPNVYEIHDDAKLMLDILRAEKILLVQGTGFNWPTPDHFRVVTLPWASQLENAIERLGNFLVSYKQ; encoded by the coding sequence ATGACCGAGAACGATTCGCCCCGCCCGCTTCGCCGCGCGCCCCGTATTCTTGACCAGTCGGACAAGATGAAGGACGTGCTCTACGAGATCCGTGGGCCGGTGGCGGCGGAGGCGGAGCGCCTGGAGCTGGATGGGCATCGTATCCTCAAGCTCAATACGGGCAACCCCGCTACCTTTGGTTTTGATGCTCCTGACGTCATCATGCGGGATATGATTGCTGCTTTGCCGACGTCGCAGGGGTATTCCACCTCGAAGGGAATTATTCCGGCTCGGCGTGCGATCGTCACCAGGTACGAACTCATTGAGGGTTTCCCGCATTTCGATGTTGATGATGTCTTCCTGGGCAATGGTGTCTCCGAGCTGATCACGATGACCACTCAGGCGTTGCTCAATGACGGCGATGAGGTTCTCATTCCCGCCCCGGATTATCCACTGTGGACGGCCGCCACGTCGTTGGCGGGTGGTAAGCCGGTGCATTACCTCTGCGATGAGGAGGATGATTGGAACCCGTCGATCGAGGACATCCGGGCTAAGGTCACTGAGCGCACCAAGGCCATCGTTATCATCAATCCGAATAACCCGACGGGTGCTGTTTACTCCCGCAAGGTGCTCATGGATATTGTCCAGATTGCCCGCGAGAACCAGCTGCTCATTCTCGCGGACGAGATCTACGACCGGATTCTTTATGATGACGCTGAGCACATCTCCATCGCGACCCTTGCTCCGGACCTTTTCACCATCACGTACAACGGTCTGTCCAAGGCCTATCGTGTTGCCGGTTATCGCGCGGGGTGGATGGTTCTCACGGGCCCGAAGGATCGGGCTCACGGTTTCATTGAGGGCCTGGAGCTGCTGGCCGGCACTCGCCTGTGCCCGAATGTCCCTGCGCAGCACGCGATCCAGGTGGCTTTGGGTGGTCGGCAGTCGATTTATGAGCTGACCCACGAGAACGGGCGTCTGTACACGCAGCGCAACATTGCTTGGGAAAAACTCAACGAGATTCCTGGTGTCAGCTGCGTCAAACCGATGGGCGCGCTGTATGCGTTCCCCCATCTGGACCCCAACGTCTATGAGATCCACGATGACGCGAAGCTCATGCTGGACATCTTGCGCGCCGAGAAGATTCTCCTGGTCCAGGGCACCGGCTTCAACTGGCCTACCCCGGACCATTTCCGGGTGGTGACGTTGCCGTGGGCATCGCAGCTGGAGAACGCCATCGAGCGGCTGGGTAACTTCCTCGTCAGCTACAAGCAGTAG